In Campylobacter showae, the genomic stretch CGCCGTAAGCGTAAATTAAATTTGTATTATTCATATATATTTTTGCCGGCTTTACTAGTTTGCTAAGTCCCCTACTTTGCTCATCTATCATGTTTACTAGTCTTGCATCGTTTAAATAGGCGATATAATCATATAGTTTGGCTCTACTTATCTCGGCAAGAACTGCAATTTTAGTATAATTCACCTCAAACGGCTCACTTTGGCAAACTACTTCAAGCAGTTTTTTAAGCTTATATGTGTACTTTTGCTCAACTAACCCGAGAGACGTTAGATCTACGTCTATGCTTAGGTTAATCGTATTTAGCAAGCTTTCGTAGTATGAGCTTTGCTTATTAAAGTAAAACGGATAATAGCCAAATTTGAGGTATTTTTTAAATTGACTTAGCTTTATTTTTAAGTCATTTGCTATTGCCTGATGGTTTTTTAGTATCGTCTCTAGGCTAAATTTATCTATCGTCATACCGTTTTCAAGCTCTAAAAACTCTCTAAAACTAAGCCCTTCTAGGCTAAATACGCTAACCCTACGCGATAAATCGCTTTTTGCGTTTAGTATACTTACCGCCGATGAACCGGTAAAAATTACATTTAAAGGACTCATATCGTATATAGTTTTTAAGTGTGCGGCAAAATCTTCGTATTTATGCACTTCGTCTAGCAACAGATATTCGCCGCCGTTATCTACAAATTCAAAGGCAAGTTCGCTAAGGCTAGTAGAGCCCAAAAACGGATAATCAAGACTTATGTATAGAGCCTTTTTGTTTTGAACTTTTAATTCAATCAGCTTTTGAAATAACATTGTGGTCTTACCGGTACCACGGGCCCCTACTATACCGATAAGCTTCTCGCTAAAATTTATTTCATCGTATAAATAACGCTTGTATGTCGTGTAAAAGTTTTTAAGAAATCTTTCTTGATACTGTTCTATTAAATTTAACATTTTTATCCCTTTATGTAATTGTCTATAAACGTAGACGATATTAAGACATGATAGCATGAAAATTTTAAATTGTCAACGTCTATGAACGATTATACTGTCATGTAGCATTTTATTTAAATTTCATCCTCGTAATTTTTGTTTTACCAAGGTCGTTTGTGGCGTATCTCATGCTTATTTAAACAGTCTTTGCAGCTAGCCAGGTCACTATAAAGCATACGTATTTTTCTATAACAACAAGTCTTTGAATACTCTATAAAATTCCTTGAGTCGTTCTTAATAGGCTTGCATATAGTATCTTCGAAATTTATGCAGCTTGGTAAACGTGAGTTTAAACGACAATTGTTTTGTCTGTCAGCTTATTAAAGTCACTATGAAACTTTAAATATACTTCTTTCTCTGTCATTATCTACGAGTTTATTTTAAATACTTGTATTATAATCCTTGAATATTTAGGATTATAATAGAATAATCTTATATTTGTGAATTTATTTGATATGCTGATTGGTGCTAATAAAAAGTAAGATCTTATTTGGTCTTACTTTTCTACAATAAAGCCATCTTGCTTGCGAGATGCTAAAAAGACCGTAATGAAAAATCAGCTTAAATCAATATCTTCGGGTAAATAGTTAGAAAAAATTTCAACTACCGTATTTTTGTCTTCCCTCTCCAGGAAGCGCAACACTTGATTACAGTATTCTTTATTTTTTAAGTTGAAATAATGCCCTACGCTTTCTACAATTCCTTTTTCATTGAAAATTTTTAATATTTCTACATATTCTTTAGCACTATCATATATTATTAATTTTTCGTTTTGTATATCATCTATTTTAATTTTTATCTGTATGTCTTCGTATATTGTTTGCGAATCACATATTTCTAGCGTTGATAGTTGATATTTTAATTCCGAAATCACCGCATTATTGATCTGTTGCTGTTTTTGTTTTAAAAATCTATCTTCAATTTGTTTTTCTATATCTGTAAGGTCAAATTTATCGCATGCCATTTTGTTTGACATAAATTCTATAACTTCCTTAACTATAAATAAATTTTCTACTTCTGCGACCCCTATTGAAAACACATTATTTTCTTTGTATTTTTTAATCTCATATTCTGATCTAAAATCCATATCTATCAAACCAAACGCCTCATTATCGTGTATATTTTTCATACCATTAAAAGCTTTTGTGTATTCGATAACCTTTTCGCAACTTCCGCAAGGTACTATTTTATAGTTATTGTAGATCAACGAATACAAACGCACGTCTAGACTATCGCCATTCCCTTCTACAAAAATTATTCTTTTTCTGCTTCCTAATATATCAAAAAGCATATCCTCGGGAAATATATCATCATTTATGTACTCATATTTCCACATACCACTATTATATTCTTTTACCCAGATAATATCTGAACCTGAGTGATTGGCAGCAAATTTTGTATCGTGAGTTATATAAATAAACAAACAATCACTTCTGATTTTTTCTAATCCACTCCATAGCTTATTCATTATTGAACCATGCAAGTGTAACTCTGGTTCATCTATTATTATAGTTTTATTTTCTGGCATGCATAAAACCTGTGCTGCCAAATAAAGCACTGAACGCTCACCGTCACTCATTTGTGTTGCAGAATATTTTTCGCCATTGCAGTTGCAAATAGCATAAAATTTACTATCCTCTTCTATAATGGCTCTATGCGGAAAAATGACACTCCAAATAGACTTTAGTTTATCTAGCGAATTAAGTGGAACATTTGGTTTTTCTTTGCCTTCGCATTCAGCCTTTTTACAGTTTTCGACAAACTTTGAATTGGTAGTATTTTTATTAGCCAATAAAGCAGATAATACATAATCAAAATCATCAATAAGCTTTGTCACATATTCTTTACCATCCGACCAACGATAATTTTTATTCAAGGAGTAGCTATTGGATGCATCTTCATTTGCATACATGAAACCATTAACCGAAGCCTTTTCGCTTTTTAAAGGGATCTCCTCATGAAAATTTAATTTTCTTTGACCGCCTATTCTGTGAATTTTATCTAGATCCTGCTGCTCCATCCATGCTCCAAGTCTGCTTTTGCCAGAACCATTGGCACCTATAATTATTACACTATTACTTTCTGTTGATTTTAGATCAAACCCACCATCTTCTTTTTTTGGTACTTTATATTCAAACACGACATACTCCTAGTTTTAAATTATTAATACAAAAACCCAAACAACCATAATGGGATCTTATTACCGACCCCAACTTCAATATCATCTGCCGCTATAAAAGAATTTGGCATATCTTTTATCTGCTCAAAGCTCTTTTTTGCTCCACCTATTTCAAATGTAAATTTATTACCAACCATAAAATCACCACCTTTGCCCGAGTAAATTTCAGTGATATTTCCAAGCTGATTGGCAAAAAATGTCTCTCTCACATTTCCTATATCAGGGCTGTTTATATACATTAAATTTGTATTTTCAAGGTAAATTTTGTCTGCCTTATCCATATTTTTTATGGCAAGCTCGTTTTTCATTAAAAGCCTTATAAGTCCAGCACTATCAAGCATAGCAAGGTATTCTTTTAGCGTCCTATCATCCCTTATATCAACAAGCGATTTTAGGCTTGAGTAGTTTGGCTGATATGGGACGTTCGTGCTTATAGCATGAGTTAAGATCTTTAGCTTTCTTGCCGTATTGCCGTTTAAATTTGGATATATACTTAAAAGATCACTATCTATCGTAGCTTCTATGCTTTGCCTTAGAGTCTGATAAAAGGCAGTATCATTTGACATATCGTTGTAGTACGGATAGTAGCCGACTTTTAGATATTCTCTAAAAAACTTGATGACGGCTAGATCTTTTTGCTTTAATGCGGTTATTATATTTATGGCTGCGTCTTCGTGATTTAGCGGCAGGTTTTTTAGCTCTATCGCATCCAAATTTACGCCGTATCTTAATCCTATATACTCTCTAAAACTCATTCCGTTCATCTTATAAACGATGGCTCTTCTGCTTAGATCGTGAGAGCTCTTTAGTACTTCGAGGGCGGATGAACCCGTAGCTACTATGTTTAGCTCCTTAAAGTTATCGTAAGCGAATTTTAAGATCGCCGATATATCCTTGTTTTTATGAATTTCGTCAAGATATAGGTATTTACCGCCGTTTAGTGCGAATTCTCTTATGATAGAAGTTATATCGTTTGATATCTCTATATCGTCTAAGCTCAAATAAAGGCTATCTTTGTTTTTGCTAGCTAGCTGGGCTAGAGTAGTAGTCTTTCCTATACCTCTTTGCCCAAGGATAACAATAAGCCTATGAGATAAATCCTTGGAATCTATAAAATATCTTTTAAATTTATGGTTGTTTAACCTTATAAGGTCATTGCTTTTTAAAAAAAGTTGATCTAACATGGCTTACTCCTAAATTATGTAATACAATACAATTATAGCATAAAAATACATGGAATAAAATACATACAAGGTCATTTTTTAAATAAAAGTGTGTATTATTGTAAATGACTATATACATTTACATCCAATACTATATCCACAATGGCAATCTAAACCCTTTTGACTTATACTATCTTTTTGATCATTGAGATATCGGCATCAAATTCGTTGCGCAAATTCCTACTTTTGCTATCCAGCCGATTTTGTTTTGCTTTATGATTAATATCAAGTTATTGCAGGACATAAGTCGGCACCTTAAAGTTTACACTATTACCACGCTACTAGATACAACCTTTATTTTAATTGTCATAAATTTATAAAAACAAACAATATATAACTTAAAATATATTAATCCAAAAAGATAAACATACAGATTTAAAATCTGCATGTCGAAATAAAACACGCAGATCTTTAATTTTAAATGGGTACCATATTGGGTGCCATCTATTTAGACATTTTTAGCAATTATAATAAACTTATATAAAACTTAGAGTACCGTATTCTAGGGATTTATAAATCAAAATAAATCTTAAGAAATGCTTAGTAGTTCGATTCTGCCCCTAACCACCATTCTATTATTTAACCCCCTATAATACAATCCAAACAACACCGAAAAAAGCCCTAAAATACGGCGTTTCTAAGCTATTTATAATCCAATAAGCTACAATGAAATATAATGCAATCCAAAGATTTTTGGAACACTCACGGAACATTGAGAGCATTTTTATGAGCTAAAAAATCCCAATGTTCCAAAATGTGCCGTTTTTTAAAAACCCTAAATGTTCCAAAACGCTTTTAAATATCGTATTTTAGGGGCTAAAATGGCAATAGATATTTTAAAAGATACGCAAATACGCAAAGCAATCAAGAAAGAAAAAGACTACTCATTGACAGATGGTGGAGGCTTAGCGATACTTATTACCTCTAAAGGCGTGAAAGGGTGGGTATTTTATTACATAGACCCGGTAAGCGGTAAAAAATGTAGCGCAGGCTTTGGACTTTATCCGGACATTACCCTAGCAAGAGCAAGGGAGCTAAGAGCCGAGTACAAAAGTCTAATATCGCAAGGCATAAGCCCGAAAGAGCATAAAAAGCAGGCAAGAGAGCAAAGACAAAGCGACCATAAGCAGACGTTTAGCAAAGTGTTTAACGAGTGGCTGGAGCTTGAAAAAATGCGAGTGCTGCCAAAAACGCTACAAACCAAAGCAAACCGCATAAATAATCATATTACGCCTCTTATAGGGGATAGAGCTATCAAAAGCATAAATCACGGCGAGATAGCACAAATATTAGAACAGATAGGCAAGGATACACCCCAAACGGCGCAAATACTGCACCAGCTATTAAATAACATATTTCATTATGCCACTACGAAAGGCTACACGCCTTTTAATATCATCTCAAATATCCAAGCAAAAGCGATCATCATAAATAAAGAGGCAGAGCATTACGGCAAGCTTACCGAGATAGAGGACTTAAGGGCGTTTGTCAATAAAATTTACGATTATCCGTTTTTTCTTAGCACGCGCAATATTTTAAAATTCGCCTTACATATTCCTTTAAGGGTCGCACCGCTTACGCTTTTAAAGTGGGAATACGTGGATTTTGACAAGAAGCTTTTAACGATACCAAGAGAGCTGCAAAAGAATAAGAATAAATCGCTAGGGGCTTTTATCTTGCCTCTAAGCGATGAGGTTATTAGCATATTAAGGGAGCAGGAGCGAGAATTTAAAGCCTACCCGTATGTTTTTATGAATACGAGCTACAAAAACCCGATCCACAAAGATACTCCTACAAAAACCATTAAAGAGTTTGAATTTTACGATAGAGATACCGGACGGATAATAACGGCTCATAGCTTTAGAGGCATATTTAAAACAGCCGTTTACAACTACCTAGAGCAACACAACACCAGCACGGAAGCAATCAACAAGGCGTTAGACCACCTGCACGGCGATAGGGTAGAGCTATCATACAGCGAAAAAGCGACCTTTTTAAACTAGCTTAGGGGGCTTTTTGAGTGGTGGAGCGGATTTATACTAAATTTGAGAGATGAAAGGCAATAGCAATGGCAAAGGTTAAAAAAATATCAGAGGAGATTTTATTAGAACTGCAAGAAAATATGTGTGGAGATAATGCGATAGGAAAATTAAAAAATCCCGATGAGGTTTTACTAAATCTGTATTTTTTAGACGCCTTAGGAATTAAAGCAATAAACGAAAGAGAGTTAAAAACAAATATTTTGTCAGCAACCGAGCTTTATTTGTGGAAGCTAAGACAGTTAAAAGAGCCCATTGACTACGTCTCATCAACTCCCTTAAAAAAGGGCTCGAAATAACTACGCTCTTGATGGATTTTTATCAAAAATCAGTAATCGATTTATCTGAATACCCACCAGAAGCATCATTTAATGACGTTATGTCTAAGATTGAGACGATGTCAGATGTTAAAATTTTATTAGTTGATGAGAAAAATGATTTTAGCAAAAAAGGAACATTGGCCAACATAAACAAACTTTTAAAAGTTCTTGAAAGAGACCTAAAAACTCTAACAGAAAAAGAAACCCTATCACAGATAAATAGGGAATTTGATGACAAAGTCTTTGATTTTATTTTAAAATATACAAAAAACAAAATAAGCAAAACACAACTACTAAAAGATATTCAAGCTTTTAGAATATCAATAAAAAAGAATTTTGTTTTTTAAAATAGCCATATTCTCAGGTAAAAAATAAATTTTTTACATCAAAATCGACGCAAAAATTTATTTTTTACATCTCAACTAAAGCAAGTTTTTAAAAATCTACATTAAAATCTGTGAAATTTATTATTTTTTAAATTTGTTTCACTGCTAAAAATTTATTTTTAACATCGATTTTAACGCTATTTTCGCACTAGATTAAAAGATCAATTTATGCAACAATACCCTCATCAAGCTTGAATAAAAACAAATAAAGGTCAATACAATGCAACAAACTACACACTAAAGAAAAAAGCTAAGAGCTTATGAGGTGGCAAAGATTTACGGGGTAAGCCAAAGCACAATCTGGAATTACACTAAAAAAGGATACCTAAAGCCTGTAAAGGTGGGTGAGAGAGTAACCCTATTTGACGCTTTAGAGTGCGATCAATTCTTTAACGGCAAGAATGCGGAGCTAGACAATGAGACAGGCACGCACAAATAAACAAATCCTGGTAAGGATAATGCTGGACCGGGGCGAGGTAACAGCCTCAGACGTAGCTCATATAAGCAACTCTAATCAATACTTCGTAGAACTCGAGAAGCTAGGCATAAGCGGCAGCAGATGGCACACAAGAGCAAACGGCACTAACTGCAAGATGAGGTTTATCAAAGATCGCAAAAAGGCGCAGGCGTATTTAAACGCCTACAAAGTAGCCGAAGCGATAGCCGAGTATGTCGATGAGGTGCAAGATGTCAAAATATGAGGAGCTAAAACCTTATCTAAACCGCGACGCCGTAGCAAGCATAATCATAAATTGCGGTTACAGCATAGACAGGGCTTACAAATTTAAGATTAGAGATGAGAGAACGCCTAGTGCGTCGATAGATAAAGACGGCTACATTAAAGACTTTGGCGGAACATTCGGCGGCGATGTATTCGCCTTTTTAAACGAGATTGTAGGCTACTCGAAAGCAGAGGCCCTACAAATAGTCAAATATGCTTTAGGAGCAGAGTGATGACAAAAGATATACAAAAGATAATAGATACCGGAGCTAATAAATACGGATTAAGCGAGCTTGTGAAAATAGACGTGGCCAAAGCCAAAGAGACGGCAAAATTTATTTTTACGAACGACAAAGAGGGCATATTTAGAGATTTCATTTTTAAGAGTATCGAGTTTTTACAAGAGCTAGAAACTCAAAAGCAGTTAGTGGATATGGTAACCGACGCGACCATAGATGAAAATAGCCGGCTAAAAGGCGTGAGCGGCTACCAACCATTAACGCAAGATGAACTAAAAAACATAGAGAGCAACAGAGAGCTATTAACCGGAAATTTGAAGCTAGCGCAAACAATGCTAAATAATTTTTTGGGAGCTCATTACGAACCGCTTTACAAAAGACTAAAGGCTGAGAAATGAAATCAATCGAGGATTTTAAAAACGTATCTTTGAGTAAGCCAAATTTAGCGCCGTGTGAGGGATACCAAGAAGCGAGCAGTGCAATAGATAGCATAGACCTTAGTCAATATGCCACGAAGCTAAGGGAGGCGTATTTAAATGCATATACGGGCGTTAGTTTATGCGCGCAGGAACAAACCGACGAGCTTTACGATCTTTATCCGTGCAATTTTCTAAGAGCGTGTAGCGCGAAGCTAAGAGATATTGAATGTCTAGGCTACAACACGAAACACCAAAGCCTGGCGATCATTTTAAAAAGCGGCGATAAAACGCAAGCCATAGCCACAAGACGACTAAGAAACGAAGCCGGTAATATTATCGAGGGCAAAAAGTGGATAAGAGCCAAAGGGTCAAATAATGGCTTCATACCTCATCGCTTTAATAAGTCCGATGACGTGGTATTCATAGCCGAGGGTATAGGCGAGGTCAGACTATTTGAGATACTAAAAGCCTCTTACGTTTGTTTCCAGAATGCGGGCGAAATATCCAAATTCGAGTATAACCCTTTAAAAGACGAAATATTAGAGGGGTTGAAAGGCAAGCGCGTGATTTGCTTCGTAGATAATGACGAGCCTAGTCAAAACGGCTTTAATGCTCTTTATCCGGTCATAGGGGGCGATCTTTACCAGGTCAGGTTTAAAGACAAGCCAAAAGGGTATGATCTAAGGGATTTAATCGCGGAGCTCTCAGGCAAGTATAACCACAAAGAGCTTTTAAAAGCGTTGCAAACCGAAATCAAAGCAAGACAAGAGAGGGTTTAAAAATGAACGGCGGATTATTAAATTTTTCAGACGACGATTTTATCAACGCACCCAAAGCGCTGCCGGTATATGAGAATACTCCGACAAAGCCGGATATGAGAAAAAGCGATGAGGTAAAAAAGAAAGGCAAAGTAAATCTAAATTTTAATTCCTTATCGGAATTTAGGATTTATCCCGATGAGATAGCGAACTTTAACCCCGTTTGGCTCATAGACGATTTTTTGATGGAGCAAAGTATAACGACGATATACGCTACCGGCGGAAGCGGTAAGAGCTTTTTGGCTCTAATTTTAGGCGTGTGGCTCTTAGACGCACAAAAGATAAACAGACTTATCTATTTAGACGGCGACAACGGCTACACCACGCTAAAACGCAGGCGTGTCGATGAAATACTAAAAACCTATTCAAAGATAGAATACTACCCGCTCTTTAAACAAAACAGCGAGGGGCAGTCGATAGACCGATACAGCGTATTAAGCGACCTAGCCGAGAACCTTGCACCAAATGAACTAAAAGGAACGCTAGTTATCATTGATAGCATAAGAGACTTCATCAAAGGCGACTTAGGAAGCGACAGCGTAGTAATGCCATACCTCAACAGCCTAAAGGCGTTTAGAGACAATGGGGCTACCGTAATATTTTTGCACCATCAACCCAAACAAAGTAAAAATCCCGACGAGAACAACGAAGCCTACAAGGGGGCGACAGCCTTTATCGATAGCGTAGATACTGCATATTTTCTATCCAACAAAACCAACGACCAGGACAAAAGCGAGGGCAAGCTGGCAGTAACACTAAAGCCCACCAAAGCAAGAAACGGGGCTGAACATAAAGCCTTTATTATAAACGGAGCTGATTTTAAACTAGTGCAGGCTGATTATTACAAATACGCTCTAACCGATAAAGAGAGATACACGCTTGAGCTTACTCTGCAAATCATCAAAGATAATCGTATAGGAATAATCCAAAGCGATCTGGCTAGAGAGATAAAAAGCCTAGCCAAAGCGCAAGCCGTAGAGGTATTGTCGAATAATGCCCTATGGGAGTTTCTAAAACGATATGACGAAAAAGAATACATCATCATCAAAGGAGCTAGAAACTCAAATATCTACAAGCTCATAGACGAGAACGACAATACGATAAACCCCATACCTTACAATGCTGTGAAAGCATACGAATTCAAAGAATAACCGATAAAGGGCTAGACCTGTAAAAAGGTGAAGCCCTGCCCTCATAAAAATAAATACATAAATACATAAATAAATTTATATCTATTTATATTTTTATATGTATTTATCTCCATATTTCAGTTTTTTAGTTTTTTTCAGTTTTTTTTAGTTTTTTAGCGAACTTAAAAAACTAAAACCCCTTGCTATTACGGGCTTTTCAAGGCTTTTTATTTCAGTTTTTTAAATTTTAGTCTTTTTTGTATTTTTATCATTTTTATCGGTTTATTTCAGTTTTTTAGGCAGAGTTTCGCATACGTTAAAAAACTAAAAAAAATAACGCTCTAAACCCCTAAAATACGTGCCTCTGAGTTTTTTAACCTTTTTAAAAAACTGAAAAAAACTGAGCTTTAAGAAAAAAACAAGATTAAGACCTCATCCCTACCTTTAAAGGCAAAAAACACGCCTCGATTTTCAAAGCGAGAATAAATCAAAATAAATCAGTCGGACAAAGAAAATTTAGCCCAGTCCAAATAATGCTCCGTAGTCAAACTCAAACGGCTTGATTTTGAATACTGAATAAAAAGACATACAAAAACATCAAAAAGAGTTAAAATCAAG encodes the following:
- a CDS encoding AAA family ATPase, translated to MNGGLLNFSDDDFINAPKALPVYENTPTKPDMRKSDEVKKKGKVNLNFNSLSEFRIYPDEIANFNPVWLIDDFLMEQSITTIYATGGSGKSFLALILGVWLLDAQKINRLIYLDGDNGYTTLKRRRVDEILKTYSKIEYYPLFKQNSEGQSIDRYSVLSDLAENLAPNELKGTLVIIDSIRDFIKGDLGSDSVVMPYLNSLKAFRDNGATVIFLHHQPKQSKNPDENNEAYKGATAFIDSVDTAYFLSNKTNDQDKSEGKLAVTLKPTKARNGAEHKAFIINGADFKLVQADYYKYALTDKERYTLELTLQIIKDNRIGIIQSDLAREIKSLAKAQAVEVLSNNALWEFLKRYDEKEYIIIKGARNSNIYKLIDENDNTINPIPYNAVKAYEFKE
- a CDS encoding DUF4435 domain-containing protein — its product is MFEYKVPKKEDGGFDLKSTESNSVIIIGANGSGKSRLGAWMEQQDLDKIHRIGGQRKLNFHEEIPLKSEKASVNGFMYANEDASNSYSLNKNYRWSDGKEYVTKLIDDFDYVLSALLANKNTTNSKFVENCKKAECEGKEKPNVPLNSLDKLKSIWSVIFPHRAIIEEDSKFYAICNCNGEKYSATQMSDGERSVLYLAAQVLCMPENKTIIIDEPELHLHGSIMNKLWSGLEKIRSDCLFIYITHDTKFAANHSGSDIIWVKEYNSGMWKYEYINDDIFPEDMLFDILGSRKRIIFVEGNGDSLDVRLYSLIYNNYKIVPCGSCEKVIEYTKAFNGMKNIHDNEAFGLIDMDFRSEYEIKKYKENNVFSIGVAEVENLFIVKEVIEFMSNKMACDKFDLTDIEKQIEDRFLKQKQQQINNAVISELKYQLSTLEICDSQTIYEDIQIKIKIDDIQNEKLIIYDSAKEYVEILKIFNEKGIVESVGHYFNLKNKEYCNQVLRFLEREDKNTVVEIFSNYLPEDIDLS
- a CDS encoding tyrosine-type recombinase/integrase, translated to MAIDILKDTQIRKAIKKEKDYSLTDGGGLAILITSKGVKGWVFYYIDPVSGKKCSAGFGLYPDITLARARELRAEYKSLISQGISPKEHKKQAREQRQSDHKQTFSKVFNEWLELEKMRVLPKTLQTKANRINNHITPLIGDRAIKSINHGEIAQILEQIGKDTPQTAQILHQLLNNIFHYATTKGYTPFNIISNIQAKAIIINKEAEHYGKLTEIEDLRAFVNKIYDYPFFLSTRNILKFALHIPLRVAPLTLLKWEYVDFDKKLLTIPRELQKNKNKSLGAFILPLSDEVISILREQEREFKAYPYVFMNTSYKNPIHKDTPTKTIKEFEFYDRDTGRIITAHSFRGIFKTAVYNYLEQHNTSTEAINKALDHLHGDRVELSYSEKATFLN
- a CDS encoding ATP-binding protein; this translates as MLNLIEQYQERFLKNFYTTYKRYLYDEINFSEKLIGIVGARGTGKTTMLFQKLIELKVQNKKALYISLDYPFLGSTSLSELAFEFVDNGGEYLLLDEVHKYEDFAAHLKTIYDMSPLNVIFTGSSAVSILNAKSDLSRRVSVFSLEGLSFREFLELENGMTIDKFSLETILKNHQAIANDLKIKLSQFKKYLKFGYYPFYFNKQSSYYESLLNTINLSIDVDLTSLGLVEQKYTYKLKKLLEVVCQSEPFEVNYTKIAVLAEISRAKLYDYIAYLNDARLVNMIDEQSRGLSKLVKPAKIYMNNTNLIYAYGDDCKAGTIRETFFANQLKVKHRLNIPKQGDFIVDDKFIFEVGGKNKGFEQIKDISNSYIAADEIEVGSGNKIPLWLFGLLY
- a CDS encoding helix-turn-helix transcriptional regulator, with the protein product MAKIYGVSQSTIWNYTKKGYLKPVKVGERVTLFDALECDQFFNGKNAELDNETGTHK
- a CDS encoding ATP-binding protein encodes the protein MLDQLFLKSNDLIRLNNHKFKRYFIDSKDLSHRLIVILGQRGIGKTTTLAQLASKNKDSLYLSLDDIEISNDITSIIREFALNGGKYLYLDEIHKNKDISAILKFAYDNFKELNIVATGSSALEVLKSSHDLSRRAIVYKMNGMSFREYIGLRYGVNLDAIELKNLPLNHEDAAINIITALKQKDLAVIKFFREYLKVGYYPYYNDMSNDTAFYQTLRQSIEATIDSDLLSIYPNLNGNTARKLKILTHAISTNVPYQPNYSSLKSLVDIRDDRTLKEYLAMLDSAGLIRLLMKNELAIKNMDKADKIYLENTNLMYINSPDIGNVRETFFANQLGNITEIYSGKGGDFMVGNKFTFEIGGAKKSFEQIKDMPNSFIAADDIEVGVGNKIPLWLFGFLY